The Dioscorea cayenensis subsp. rotundata cultivar TDr96_F1 chromosome 18, TDr96_F1_v2_PseudoChromosome.rev07_lg8_w22 25.fasta, whole genome shotgun sequence genome includes the window AAGGGAGGCATGCaaaaaaactctttttcaaaaagaaaaaaagaaaaagaaaaactcttaCTTGAAGGTAAATCATAACACATCCACTTGTTTACAAGAAGTTGGAGCATCATTTCAAACAAAGATACATAGCTTTCTAATTTGTGATTAATGAGAGACATATACTGCAAACCATACAAAGGATCAAGTACATTCTAAGAAACACCAACAATTTCAAAAGTCATACAAATTTTTTCAAACTAGAAAGTCTTCTACCAAACAAAAAGGGTAAGAAGATGTTATTGTTCCACATCAAATAAGGTCCCAATGGGCTTTCTTTGCAACCTGGCTTGCCTTAGACTGCACTCCATCTAAAAACAAGCTTGGCTGTCACTATTCAACCACTCTCTTTATCTTCAATTTGATGACAATAACAACTTGAAAAAAGTCTcaattattatgtaataatatacctttattttgtttagtttctaAAATAGATGAAGTTGATGGAGGTTCAGGAAGCAAAGTGTCTATTTCTTTAAGCAGAGTAACATGCTCAAGCTTCCTGATTTGATGCTTCTCTCTTGATTCGTACTGTGAGCTGTCCATTAAATTTAATCTTAAGAACATCATTGAGGACTTCTTTTCTTAGAGTAACAGTAGAGGAGTTGACAATGTTGATTAATTTAGATTTGTTTAGGTTAACGAACTGTTAATTAATTGAGTAGATCATGTCTATAAGCTCATATATCATCACAATAAATCAATTTGATTGATCCAATTGGGAAGTCAAATGTTACATTACAGACACATTTCATTACAGACATCCATTTGGACTTTCCCTTTAATGTAAAATTTGACACCAAAAAACCAATATCGACAACATCTTGTgacaaaaaaaggaagcaaatcaCTCCTCTGCATGCTTTGAGAAAATGTGAGCGTAAAGAAGCTCGTTCCAAACATCTGGGACACCCGGAAGGCACCAATGAGTACAATCGGAATAGCTACTTGGATTTGCAAGCTGTTCTTCAGATAAAGTATCCCAGAATTTTCTATATATCGACGGGTGTCCATCTTTCCGAAACTCAGAGAGATGAGTTATATTAAGGAACTGTATATTTACACCTTTCCTTTGCAGTTGATTAATGACACTTCCTGCAATCTGCATGATGTCAAAATCTTGTCCTCTGCCATTGTAATTGACATTTCGGATAGGCTGAGTCTCATTATAACAATTCTGAAAACTATCCTCACCCAAACTTTCGCCCCTGCCAAACATAAATATCGAATTGCTTAAACTTATTCTTTACATAAATCAGTAACAAGTGAATGATCAGAAATTAGCACACATGTTTCCAATTCATTGTCTACTGCATCATGTAAATTTGAATCAGTAAATCGAatacataattttaattacCACCAAAATGTTACTAATTGATTTCTGATCAGTGATTAGCATGCACAATTCCAACTCAATGTACACTGCATAATGCAAATTTGAAATCAGAAAATGGACTTCACACATTtaccataaaaaattaaaaattgttaccactagttaattttttttttttttttaatcaaatcagaTGCTTGGAGTGTGTCATCTTACCAAGCATGAGTAGGGGACAAGCTCATGAAATATAACTCCTTCTTATGAAGTCTCACATTGTCCTGCAACCATTGTGACCAAGTCTTCAGGGCTATCTCAAATCCTTTTATCATCTCAACCTCATCGTAAACTTGCACTTTATCATCAAATGAACCATGCCTAACAAATTACATTGCATTTCCCTTTAGGCAGTCAAAACACTCGGTaatcacaagaagaaaaatgcaCTTCTATACTTACAagatcttcatcttcatcctagGCTTCTTCCACCATAGATAAGAGTTGAAAATCAAAATGTCGGCATTGGCATAGTGCCTGGCATGTGTCTCAACTGCCCCGGCACGAAACATTCTATTAGATACCCGATGTTTCACTGGATCATCACAGTTTGATTCCAGCAACAAAGGAGCCCAATAAAAGTCTACTGTCGCATTGTATTTCTGCAATAATCCTATATAATCATAACATGTTTCATCATAATTCTAATTATACGCATTACAAATGACAACAAAATTCACCTTAGCATTGAAAGACAGAGTTGAACCATTGTAATTCATGGACTTCTCATAAACAGGGATAGAGGATTCCAAAAGACAAACCATTGAAACCCATTGATTCCGATTGAGAGAATCACCAACAAAAACCATTCTTTTGTCTCTGAGCCTTTCTAGCAACTTAGTTGAATTGAAGCTACACAACCAGAATAACAGCAATTAAGATACCATGAATCCTGATTAACATAGAActaaataaaaaccaagatTGAATTTTTAAGCAAACCTGGGAAGATTGCATTGGTTTGGTTGCCACTTCCACTTCTGATAGCTCGTATCATTCCTCCCATACTTATCACAACCAATCTCGTCATG containing:
- the LOC120281775 gene encoding protein trichome birefringence-like 34 isoform X1; this translates as MAKKPHHLAFHWAWGLRAHFNSLIAIVAVFALILTLSLTAINAPKPVLSTPRNSSSIEKTISAPKPVLSTLRNSSSTEKCNLFSGRWVYDDSSTHPLYSGLLCPYIHDEIGCDKYGRNDTSYQKWKWQPNQCNLPSFNSTKLLERLRDKRMVFVGDSLNRNQWVSMVCLLESSIPVYEKSMNYNGSTLSFNAKKYNATVDFYWAPLLLESNCDDPVKHRVSNRMFRAGAVETHARHYANADILIFNSYLWWKKPRMKMKILHGSFDDKVQVYDEVEMIKGFEIALKTWSQWLQDNVRLHKKELYFMSLSPTHAWGESLGEDSFQNCYNETQPIRNVNYNGRGQDFDIMQIAGSVINQLQRKGVNIQFLNITHLSEFRKDGHPSIYRKFWDTLSEEQLANPSSYSDCTHWCLPGVPDVWNELLYAHIFSKHAEE
- the LOC120281775 gene encoding protein trichome birefringence-like 34 isoform X2; translation: MAKKPHHLAFHWAWGLRAHFNSLIAIVAVFALILTLSLTAINAPKPVLSTPRNSSSIEKTISAPKPVLSTLRNSSSTEKCNLFSGRWVYDDSSTHPLYSGLLCPYIHDEIGCDKYGRNDTSYQKWKWQPNQCNLPSFNSTKLLERLRDKRMVFVGDSLNRNQWVSMVCLLESSIPVYEKSMNYNGSTLSFNAKKYNATVDFYWAPLLLESNCDDPVKHRVSNRMFRAGAVETHARHYANADILIFNSYLWWKKPRMKMKILHGSFDDKVQVYDEVEMIKGFEIALKTWSQWLQDNVRLHKKELYFMSLSPTHACVH